From one Esox lucius isolate fEsoLuc1 chromosome 11, fEsoLuc1.pri, whole genome shotgun sequence genomic stretch:
- the LOC114840244 gene encoding hemoglobin embryonic subunit alpha-like, giving the protein MSLSVKDKAIIKAFFGKIRGKSEDVGKEALSRTLVVYPQTKTYFAHWKDLSPGSAQVRKHGAVIMGGVLNAVENMDDLSAGLLNLSELHAFMLRVDPANFKIINHNLLVALAMLFPEDFTPEVHVSVDKFLSQLALALSEKYR; this is encoded by the exons ATGAGTCTCTCCGTAAAAGACAAGGCAATCATCAAGGCCTTCTTTGGCAAGATTCGTGGCAAGTCCGAGGATGTTGGCAAGGAGGCACTTTCCAG GACGTTGGTGGTGTACCCGCAGACCAAGACCTATTTCGCCCACTGGAAGGACCTGAGCCCCGGTTCTGCCCAGGTCAGAAAGCACGGTGCAGTCATTATGGGAGGCGTCTTGAATGCGGTGGAGAATATGGACGATCTCAGTGCTGGTCTTCTTAACCTCAGCGAGCTGCATGCCTTCATGCTGCGAGTCGATCCCGCAAATTTCAAG ATCATCAACCACAACCTATTAGTTGCGCTTGCCATGCTGTTTCCGGAAGACTTCACCCCTGAAGTGCACGTGTCTGTGGACAAGTTCCTGTCCCAACTTGCCCTGGCCCTGTCTGAGAAGTACCgttaa
- the LOC114840226 gene encoding hemoglobin subunit beta-like translates to MVQWTDFERATIQNIFGKMDYEDVGPAALCRCLVVYPWTQRYFGNFGNLYNAAAIQGNPMVAAHGKTVLRGLDKAVKNMDDIKATYAELSVLHSEKLHVDPDNFRLLADCLTIVVASRMGSDFTADVQAAFQKFLAVVVSSLGRQYH, encoded by the exons ATGGTTCAGTGGACAGACTTCGAGCGCGCAACAATCCAGAACATCTTTGGAAAGATGGACTACGAGGATGTTGGCCCCGCGGCTCTTTGCAG GTGTCTTGTCGTCTACCCCTGGACCCAGAGGTATTTCGGTAACTTCGGAAACCTTTACAACGCGGCTGCCATCCAGGGAAACCCCATGGTCGCCGCTCATGGAAAGACTGTACTGCGTGGACTAGACAAGGCGGTAAAGAACATGGATGACATCAAGGCCACCTACGCCGAGCTGAGCGTGCTGCACTCTGAGAAATTGCACGTGGATCCAGATAACTTCAGG CTGCTGGCTGACTGCCTGACTATTGTCGTTGCTTCAAGAATGGGCTCCGACTTCACAGCTGATGTACAGGCCGCATTCCAGAAGTTCCTTGCCGTGGTGGTGAGCTCCCTGGGCAGACAGTACCACTAG